Proteins encoded in a region of the Haloarcula sp. CBA1129 genome:
- a CDS encoding PadR family transcriptional regulator, which produces MSGDNLRRVTTGKMQGKTADERVTPLGDTERPESHDPPSRDAITESVLDPVIDDVVDGDTPVDDGLVTQSLEEILLAMIAVADGGTHGTGLMEELEAQFGAELSPGTVYPRLHELEADGTLQMHELVQTKQYGIADDATAREQIATSAYQHLALGLFLHASLDAL; this is translated from the coding sequence ATGTCCGGAGACAACCTCCGTCGCGTGACGACGGGCAAGATGCAGGGCAAGACAGCCGATGAGCGAGTGACCCCTCTCGGCGATACAGAGCGCCCGGAATCGCATGACCCACCCAGTCGTGACGCCATCACGGAGTCGGTGTTGGATCCGGTCATTGACGACGTCGTCGACGGCGATACCCCAGTCGATGACGGCCTGGTCACACAGAGTCTGGAAGAGATCCTACTGGCGATGATCGCAGTCGCCGATGGTGGCACCCACGGGACCGGACTGATGGAGGAGCTGGAAGCCCAGTTCGGTGCCGAGCTGAGTCCGGGGACAGTGTACCCCCGGCTGCACGAGTTAGAAGCGGATGGCACGCTCCAGATGCACGAACTCGTCCAGACGAAACAGTACGGAATCGCGGACGATGCAACTGCGAGAGAGCAGATCGCAACGTCTGCGTACCAACATCTCGCGCTCGGGCTGTTCCTCCATGCGTCGCTCGATGCGCTGTAA
- a CDS encoding helix-turn-helix domain-containing protein translates to MAEEQSIEEVLDTIGDQHARRVLAAISREPQSAKELAEECDLSLPTVYRRIELLDEYDLVTDRTLVAEDGNHYKVYESNFESTVISLEDEEYKVRIYREENLPDRFSQLWDELNPE, encoded by the coding sequence GTGGCTGAGGAACAGAGCATCGAGGAGGTTCTCGATACGATCGGCGACCAGCACGCCCGTCGTGTACTCGCCGCAATCAGTCGAGAACCACAGTCTGCGAAGGAACTCGCGGAGGAGTGTGACCTCTCGCTGCCGACGGTGTATCGACGCATCGAACTGCTCGACGAGTACGACCTTGTCACCGACCGAACACTCGTCGCCGAGGACGGGAACCACTACAAGGTGTACGAGTCCAACTTCGAGTCGACGGTCATCTCGCTCGAAGACGAGGAGTACAAAGTACGCATCTATCGGGAGGAGAACCTCCCGGACCGGTTCAGTCAGCTCTGGGACGAGCTGAACCCGGAATGA